A window from Streptomyces sp. NBC_00335 encodes these proteins:
- the thpD gene encoding ectoine hydroxylase, producing MTSASIRTVNDLYPTRGSEEVLSGRVDPVVWSDPGTPGPIWAHELESYERDGFLSVEELITPEETEVYRAEMDRLLRDPSTLADERSIVEPKSREVRSVFEVHRISEVFAALAADPRVAGRARQILGSEVYVHQSRINVKPGFGASGFYWHSDFETWHAEDGLPHMRTVSVSIALTPNHSTNGGLMIMPGSHRSFLGCAGATPKDNYKKSLRMQDAGTPSDEALTQFASACGIKLFTGKAGSATWFDCNAMHGSGDNITPYPRSNVFLVFNSVENRPSKPFAAPVRRPGYIASRDFTPVS from the coding sequence ATGACCTCCGCATCCATACGCACGGTGAACGACCTGTATCCGACCCGGGGCTCCGAGGAGGTGCTCAGCGGCCGCGTGGACCCCGTCGTCTGGTCCGATCCCGGCACGCCGGGCCCGATATGGGCCCACGAGCTGGAGAGCTACGAGCGCGACGGTTTCCTGTCCGTCGAGGAACTCATCACGCCCGAGGAGACGGAGGTCTACCGGGCCGAGATGGACCGGCTGCTCCGTGACCCCTCGACGCTCGCCGACGAGCGGTCCATCGTGGAGCCGAAGTCACGGGAAGTGCGCTCCGTCTTCGAAGTCCACCGGATCAGCGAGGTGTTCGCGGCCCTCGCCGCCGATCCGCGCGTCGCGGGGCGTGCGCGGCAGATCCTGGGATCCGAGGTGTACGTGCACCAGTCCCGCATCAACGTCAAGCCCGGTTTCGGCGCCAGCGGCTTCTACTGGCACTCCGACTTCGAGACCTGGCACGCCGAGGACGGCCTGCCGCACATGCGCACCGTGTCGGTGTCCATCGCCCTGACGCCGAACCACTCCACCAACGGCGGCCTGATGATCATGCCCGGCTCCCACCGGAGCTTCCTGGGCTGCGCCGGTGCGACGCCGAAGGACAACTACAAGAAGTCCCTCCGGATGCAGGACGCGGGCACCCCGTCGGACGAGGCGCTGACCCAGTTCGCCTCGGCCTGCGGCATCAAGCTCTTCACCGGCAAGGCGGGTTCGGCCACCTGGTTCGACTGCAACGCGATGCACGGTTCGGGTGACAACATCACGCCCTACCCGCGCAGCAACGTGTTCCTCGTCTTCAACAGCGTCGAGAACCGCCCGTCGAAGCCCTTCGCCGCCCCGGTGCGCCGCCCCGGATACATCGCCTCGCGGGACTTCACCCCGGTGAGCTGA
- a CDS encoding ectoine synthase: MIVRSFRDIEGTDRHVKAASGTWESKRIVLARERVGFSLHETVLYAGTETSMWYANHVEAVVCTQGEAELTDDETGLTYTITPGTMYLLDGHERHTLRVKHEFRCLCVFNPPVTGREDHDENGVYPLLTEPEPGPDHG; the protein is encoded by the coding sequence ATGATCGTCCGCTCGTTCCGGGACATCGAGGGAACCGACCGCCACGTCAAGGCGGCCTCCGGCACCTGGGAGAGCAAGCGCATCGTCCTGGCCAGGGAACGCGTCGGCTTCTCCCTGCACGAAACCGTCCTGTACGCCGGCACGGAGACGTCCATGTGGTACGCGAACCACGTGGAGGCCGTGGTCTGCACGCAGGGAGAGGCCGAGCTCACGGACGACGAGACGGGTCTGACGTACACGATCACGCCGGGAACCATGTACCTCCTCGACGGCCACGAGCGGCACACCCTGCGCGTGAAGCACGAGTTCCGCTGCCTGTGCGTCTTCAACCCGCCCGTGACGGGCCGGGAGGACCACGACGAGAACGGCGTGTACCCGCTGCTCACCGAACCCGAACCCGGGCCCGACCACGGCTGA